A window of the Armatimonadota bacterium genome harbors these coding sequences:
- a CDS encoding DUF4340 domain-containing protein yields MKPYRLTIVLVLVFLALAGYVWFYERGEAGRTVAWRLDPERVRRIELTAAGETTVIQRRGESWRITRPVSAPVDIGRVTDLLDRVTSLGVRRRIKHPQRLQDYGLTDAAAVIRLAPVKGKARELRLGDRTPDGAAAYAMVTSRREVILVDPMLLDDAEGGAAALRDRAALRFEPTDVSRISLIRAGSKVALVKRKGAWRIVEPLATRADADEVESFLTSLRQLEASHFPADDAPRLARYGLDRARLVIELALSGEHQPARLSFGDKTDAQEYYARSSREPAVMVVPQSAVVAVDRTLEDLRSRQVADFEIAAVQRIAVARGKARFEVRRTDDGGWELTLPRRAQADTGKVEGLLFALSNLRAESFHDAPETVAASGLETPVAAVTIHQRGRQEPLRLRFGTAAAAGRIYVRGDEPIIYEAAADILSQLPARAGELQAQPSGVGTTKSADD; encoded by the coding sequence ATGAAACCTTATCGCCTGACCATCGTACTCGTGCTCGTGTTCCTGGCGCTCGCTGGGTACGTGTGGTTCTACGAGCGCGGCGAGGCCGGGCGCACGGTGGCGTGGCGCCTCGATCCGGAGCGCGTGCGGCGCATCGAGCTGACAGCGGCGGGCGAGACCACGGTCATTCAGCGCCGCGGCGAGTCATGGCGCATCACTCGCCCCGTCTCCGCGCCCGTGGATATCGGTCGCGTGACCGACTTGCTGGACCGCGTCACCAGCCTGGGGGTGCGCCGGCGCATCAAGCACCCGCAGCGCCTCCAGGACTACGGCCTCACCGATGCCGCCGCCGTCATTCGCCTGGCGCCGGTCAAGGGCAAGGCGCGCGAGCTGCGCCTGGGCGACCGCACCCCCGACGGCGCGGCGGCATATGCGATGGTCACGAGCCGCCGGGAGGTGATCCTGGTGGACCCCATGTTGCTGGACGATGCCGAGGGCGGGGCCGCCGCGCTGCGCGATCGCGCGGCGCTGCGCTTCGAGCCCACCGACGTCTCGCGCATCAGCCTCATCCGCGCCGGGAGCAAGGTCGCGCTGGTCAAGCGCAAGGGCGCCTGGCGAATCGTCGAACCGCTGGCGACGCGCGCTGACGCCGACGAGGTGGAGAGCTTCCTAACGTCGCTGCGCCAGCTTGAGGCCAGCCACTTTCCGGCCGACGACGCACCCCGGCTCGCCCGCTACGGGCTCGACCGGGCGCGCCTGGTGATCGAGCTCGCGCTCAGCGGCGAGCACCAGCCCGCACGCCTGTCCTTCGGCGACAAGACCGACGCCCAGGAGTATTATGCGCGCAGCTCGCGCGAGCCGGCGGTGATGGTGGTGCCGCAATCAGCCGTGGTCGCGGTTGATCGAACGCTGGAGGACCTGCGATCGCGACAGGTCGCGGACTTCGAGATCGCCGCGGTGCAGCGGATCGCAGTGGCGCGCGGGAAAGCCCGCTTCGAGGTGCGGCGCACCGACGACGGGGGGTGGGAGCTGACGCTGCCCCGGCGCGCCCAGGCCGATACCGGCAAAGTCGAGGGCCTGCTGTTCGCGCTCTCCAATCTGCGCGCGGAGAGTTTCCACGACGCCCCGGAGACAGTCGCCGCGTCCGGGCTGGAGACGCCGGTCGCCGCGGTGACCATCCACCAGCGGGGGCGCCAGGAGCCGCTGCGCCTGCGGTTCGGAACCGCGGCGGCCGCGGGGCGCATCTACGTCAGGGGCGACGAACCAATCATCTACGAGGCGGCGGCGGACATCCTCTCGCAACTGCCGGCGCGCGCCGGCGAACTGCAAGCGCAGCCCTCCGGAGTCGGCACCACGAAGTCAGCCGACGACTGA
- a CDS encoding Gldg family protein, with amino-acid sequence MPKEHPITEGREAGAPYLAGTFASAGVGLLLAGIGVAGTRGLAWPAYALWGAGAAALLAAVVMRRREVVAALRGRGVRYGSNTAVLVVAALGIAVLANYLAVRHHQRWDLTRTRAHTLSPQTRKLLRGLEQPLEIIAFYSQERDPGGYQQVRDLLREYERGSRQVQVRVIDPDLSPGPARRYGVTDYETTIIRAGERKEQLSFAGEQEITSAILRLTRTKRQQVYFVQGNGEHDFEGQDPDGYGSAKEALTALGYKIAGLSLMEKDRVPADCDVLVIAGPRQRYGLRELAAINAYLDGGGAALVMVDPEPQGEALEGILRPRGLTPLPGIVVEPKWNLLGDASSVTVSEFEPGDITRPFARGGRTFVAVFVLARAFERDDEQSEFDLRDLVRTSDDSWIESDFRGTIRRNPREPGGPLTIAATVTARPPSAGEKPDSRQPQARLVVFGDSDFVANDLIANGVNRDLFVNAIGWLARAGEFISIQPKPRESAPMLLTRTQTRIVFVLSLIVMPLAAIVVGGVVWWRRR; translated from the coding sequence ATGCCGAAGGAGCATCCCATAACCGAAGGCCGCGAAGCCGGCGCCCCCTACCTGGCCGGCACCTTCGCCTCGGCCGGCGTCGGCTTGCTGCTGGCGGGGATAGGGGTGGCGGGCACGCGCGGTCTAGCGTGGCCCGCCTACGCTCTGTGGGGGGCGGGCGCGGCGGCGCTGCTGGCAGCCGTCGTCATGCGCAGGCGCGAGGTGGTGGCGGCGCTGCGCGGGCGCGGGGTGCGCTACGGCTCCAACACCGCGGTGCTGGTGGTGGCGGCGCTGGGGATCGCGGTGCTCGCCAACTACCTGGCGGTGCGCCATCACCAGCGATGGGACCTCACGCGCACGCGGGCGCACACCCTGTCGCCGCAGACGCGCAAGCTCCTGCGCGGCCTGGAGCAGCCGCTGGAGATCATCGCCTTCTACAGTCAGGAGCGGGACCCCGGCGGATATCAGCAGGTGCGCGACCTGCTGCGCGAGTACGAGCGCGGTTCGCGCCAGGTCCAGGTGCGGGTGATTGACCCCGACCTCAGCCCCGGGCCGGCCCGCCGCTACGGCGTGACCGACTACGAGACCACTATCATCCGGGCGGGCGAGCGCAAGGAGCAGCTGTCCTTCGCCGGCGAGCAGGAGATCACCAGCGCCATCCTGCGCCTGACCCGCACCAAGCGCCAGCAGGTCTATTTCGTCCAAGGCAACGGCGAGCACGACTTCGAGGGTCAGGATCCCGACGGCTACGGCAGCGCCAAGGAGGCGCTGACCGCACTGGGCTACAAGATCGCGGGCCTGTCGCTGATGGAGAAAGACCGCGTGCCCGCGGACTGCGACGTCCTGGTCATCGCCGGCCCCCGGCAGCGCTACGGCCTGCGCGAGCTGGCGGCGATCAACGCCTATCTCGACGGCGGCGGCGCCGCGCTGGTGATGGTGGACCCGGAGCCGCAGGGGGAAGCGCTGGAGGGGATACTGAGACCGCGCGGGTTGACGCCGCTGCCGGGGATCGTCGTCGAGCCGAAATGGAACCTCCTGGGTGACGCGAGCTCGGTGACGGTGAGCGAGTTCGAGCCGGGCGATATCACGCGGCCGTTCGCGCGCGGCGGGCGCACCTTCGTCGCCGTCTTCGTCCTGGCGCGGGCCTTCGAGCGCGACGACGAGCAGTCGGAGTTCGACCTGCGCGACCTGGTGCGCACCAGCGACGATAGCTGGATCGAAAGCGACTTCCGCGGCACCATCCGCAGAAACCCGCGCGAACCCGGCGGCCCTCTCACCATCGCCGCCACCGTCACCGCCCGGCCCCCGTCCGCCGGCGAGAAGCCGGATTCCAGGCAGCCGCAAGCCCGCCTGGTCGTCTTCGGCGACTCGGATTTCGTCGCCAACGACCTCATCGCCAACGGCGTCAACCGGGACCTGTTCGTCAATGCCATCGGCTGGCTGGCGCGGGCGGGGGAGTTCATATCCATCCAGCCCAAGCCGCGCGAGTCGGCGCCCATGCTGCTGACGCGGACGCAGACCCGGATCGTGTTCGTCCTGTCGCTGATCGTTATGCCGCTGGCGGCGATCGTCGTCGGCGGCGTGGTGTGGTGGCGCCGGCGGTAG
- a CDS encoding methyltransferase domain-containing protein: protein MSAQFEIGPTLACPACGVPLVERAQALLCDRCGGRYPVGGGIPRFNPDGFYWGEIPRSQMRAIVERARTGGWEPALRELLAPGRPDLYDYVTDPGRADWRHYLPLDDSADVLDLGAGWGSLTALLAPRCRSVTAVEGVEERMRFLDLRCRQQGLANVVRVRSDLLHLPFLAGSFDVVVMNGVLEWVACADLGPPPEVVQRRFLRRIRRLLRPGGALYLGIENRTGYQLWLGLRDHSGLPFTSLLPRPVANVVTRLVAAGGKRGPYRTYTYTYWGYRRLLRGCGFDEVDVYAPLPGYNTPRYLAPLDRGAPLRFLLRHVARPVHARRLAAVAGHLPLTAARLLVSSFAVFARVGPPC, encoded by the coding sequence GTGAGCGCGCAATTCGAGATCGGGCCGACGCTGGCATGCCCCGCCTGCGGGGTGCCCCTGGTGGAGCGCGCGCAGGCGCTGCTCTGCGACCGCTGCGGGGGCCGCTATCCGGTGGGCGGCGGCATCCCGCGATTCAACCCGGATGGCTTCTACTGGGGCGAGATCCCGCGGTCGCAGATGCGCGCGATCGTGGAGCGCGCGCGCACCGGCGGCTGGGAACCGGCGCTGCGGGAATTGCTGGCCCCCGGCAGGCCGGACCTCTACGACTACGTGACCGATCCCGGCCGCGCCGATTGGCGCCATTACCTGCCGCTGGACGACAGCGCCGACGTGCTCGACCTGGGCGCGGGATGGGGAAGCCTGACGGCGCTGCTGGCGCCGCGGTGCCGGTCGGTGACGGCGGTGGAGGGGGTCGAGGAGCGCATGCGGTTTCTCGACTTGCGCTGTCGCCAGCAAGGGCTTGCCAACGTCGTGCGGGTGCGCTCGGACCTGCTGCACCTGCCGTTCCTAGCGGGCAGCTTCGACGTGGTGGTGATGAACGGGGTGCTCGAATGGGTCGCGTGCGCGGACCTGGGGCCGCCGCCGGAGGTCGTGCAGCGCCGCTTCCTGCGGCGCATCCGCCGCCTGCTCCGCCCCGGAGGCGCGCTCTACCTGGGCATCGAGAACCGAACCGGGTACCAGTTGTGGCTGGGGCTGCGCGATCACAGCGGGCTTCCTTTCACCAGCCTGCTGCCGCGCCCCGTCGCCAACGTGGTGACCCGGCTGGTGGCCGCCGGCGGCAAGCGCGGGCCCTATCGGACCTATACCTACACCTACTGGGGCTACCGCCGGCTGCTGCGCGGCTGCGGATTCGACGAGGTTGACGTGTACGCGCCATTACCGGGCTACAATACCCCGCGCTACCTGGCGCCGCTCGACCGCGGCGCGCCCTTGCGCTTTCTACTGCGGCACGTGGCGCGCCCCGTGCACGCGCGCAGGCTGGCGGCCGTGGCCGGCCACCTGCCGCTGACGGCCGCGCGCCTGCTGGTCAGCAGCTTCGCCGTTTTCGCCCGGGTGGGACCGCCATGTTGA
- a CDS encoding glycosyltransferase, whose amino-acid sequence MSVRILYVNHVAQVSGAETVLLNLLSSLDRASYDRRAICPAAGPLAARLEEIGVQVTRHRVPLLRRSARSALRELPRFPWFSRWLQAYLRDHDIDLLHANSLTAQLACSQAAWECGVPSIWHMHSILKRRWPNGWVLRRAAHNADRIICVSRAVAQALAAAGIPADKLAVIHNGLDLEQRFLPRAATGFVHAQYALPREAQLVATIGQLAPAKGQDVFIRAAASIADDHPQAVFLVVGASLFGDRKWPARLQRLAAAAGLRDRIIFTGARDDIPSLLAEVQIAVHASVAADSLPTVLLEAGAMAKPAVATQSGGAAEIIEDGRSGLLVPPGDVEAMAAAIECLLDHPARAQAMGEAARRRMVAGFSIEEDVRRVQALYDDLLGRAPSVPAPRAATPGDAPAIMPPPRDEQ is encoded by the coding sequence ATGTCCGTACGGATTCTTTATGTCAACCACGTGGCGCAAGTGAGCGGCGCGGAGACCGTGCTGCTCAACTTGCTCTCATCGCTTGATCGGGCCAGTTACGATCGGCGCGCGATATGCCCGGCTGCCGGCCCGCTGGCGGCGCGGCTGGAAGAGATCGGAGTCCAGGTTACGCGGCATCGGGTTCCCCTGCTGCGGCGCAGCGCACGTTCGGCGCTGCGCGAGCTGCCGCGGTTTCCGTGGTTCTCACGATGGCTGCAAGCATACCTGCGCGACCACGACATTGACCTGCTGCACGCCAACTCCCTAACCGCGCAATTGGCGTGCAGCCAGGCCGCGTGGGAGTGCGGCGTGCCCAGCATCTGGCACATGCACAGCATCCTCAAGCGGCGCTGGCCCAACGGCTGGGTCTTGCGCCGCGCGGCCCACAACGCCGACCGCATCATCTGCGTCTCGCGCGCGGTGGCGCAGGCGCTGGCGGCCGCCGGCATTCCCGCCGACAAGCTGGCGGTGATTCACAACGGCCTCGACCTGGAGCAGCGCTTTCTGCCGCGGGCCGCGACCGGCTTCGTCCACGCGCAATACGCGCTGCCGCGGGAGGCGCAACTGGTGGCGACCATTGGCCAGCTTGCTCCCGCCAAGGGTCAGGATGTCTTCATTCGCGCCGCCGCTTCCATCGCCGACGATCACCCGCAAGCGGTCTTCCTCGTCGTCGGCGCGTCCCTTTTCGGCGACCGCAAATGGCCGGCCCGGCTGCAGCGACTGGCCGCAGCAGCGGGGCTGAGGGATCGCATCATCTTCACCGGCGCGCGCGATGACATACCGTCGCTGCTGGCCGAGGTTCAGATTGCCGTTCACGCATCGGTGGCGGCGGATTCGCTGCCGACGGTGCTGCTGGAGGCGGGGGCGATGGCGAAGCCCGCGGTGGCGACGCAGTCGGGCGGCGCGGCGGAGATAATCGAGGACGGGCGCTCGGGTCTGCTCGTGCCCCCGGGTGATGTGGAGGCGATGGCGGCGGCGATCGAGTGCCTGCTGGACCACCCCGCGCGCGCGCAGGCGATGGGGGAAGCCGCGCGCCGGCGCATGGTTGCCGGGTTCTCGATTGAGGAGGACGTGCGCCGGGTGCAGGCGCTGTACGACGATCTGCTCGGCCGCGCGCCTTCCGTGCCCGCACCGCGCGCCGCGACTCCGGGAGACGCCCCCGCGATCATGCCGCCGCCGAGGGACGAGCAGTGA
- a CDS encoding O-antigen ligase family protein, protein MAEAHPYSQPLLVLAAAGAAAAILAPVQWLLWGVILALPFDNFAVPVGPLRISVSDALLVVVTLRWLAAVLHRRGRIARSELYAPAALFYVLLLPSFFVTFDLGLSLRQAFSILMMLLTAVIVANLLRSERHLLGAVTAILVASVVMSLLAIAQLLIWMRYRVSPLQPIVDVVRMGDFSFLRLTATTFDPNYLALYLVVPIVLGLFVALEGQVSPRYRTFVWLAVGLDLIVFVLTFSRGGWMTLLAFMTAFVLLRPRAPARLAWAAMLGLVVVMAPLTAAIMVGLNPQSVSNRLSLLGLGLEVMARHPWIGTGLGTFMYLPANAFERMVHCTYLQIGADAGIPALLALLSLGTVVVFNALRARRVAQPGVARTILTGCLYALGCVAVQSAFLNALVLKHLWVLAGLTSAAAAVARAEANAGNAAASPAGAGAAQPTP, encoded by the coding sequence TTGGCTGAAGCACATCCCTATTCGCAGCCATTGCTGGTGCTCGCCGCTGCCGGGGCGGCGGCGGCGATCCTGGCGCCCGTTCAGTGGCTGTTGTGGGGCGTGATTCTCGCGCTTCCCTTCGACAACTTCGCGGTGCCGGTCGGCCCTCTGCGCATCTCCGTCTCCGACGCGCTGCTGGTGGTCGTCACCCTGCGCTGGCTGGCGGCCGTGCTTCATCGCCGCGGTCGCATCGCGCGCAGCGAGCTCTACGCACCGGCGGCCCTGTTCTACGTTTTGCTGCTGCCCTCGTTTTTCGTCACCTTCGACCTCGGACTCTCGCTGCGCCAGGCCTTCAGCATCCTCATGATGCTCCTCACCGCCGTCATCGTCGCCAACCTGCTGCGCAGCGAACGGCATCTGCTGGGGGCGGTGACCGCGATCCTGGTCGCCTCGGTGGTGATGTCGCTGCTCGCCATCGCCCAGTTGCTGATTTGGATGCGTTATCGGGTATCGCCGCTGCAGCCGATCGTGGACGTGGTGCGCATGGGCGACTTCAGTTTCCTGCGCCTGACCGCAACGACATTCGATCCCAACTACCTGGCACTATACCTTGTCGTACCCATCGTGCTTGGGCTGTTCGTGGCGCTGGAGGGGCAGGTATCGCCGCGTTATCGAACCTTCGTGTGGCTGGCGGTGGGGCTGGACTTGATCGTATTCGTGCTGACTTTCTCCCGCGGCGGTTGGATGACTCTGCTGGCCTTCATGACTGCGTTCGTGCTGCTGCGTCCGCGCGCACCCGCGCGCCTGGCGTGGGCCGCCATGCTGGGGCTGGTGGTGGTGATGGCCCCCCTCACCGCCGCGATAATGGTGGGGCTGAACCCGCAATCGGTAAGCAACCGACTCAGCCTGCTTGGCTTGGGGCTGGAGGTGATGGCCCGCCATCCGTGGATAGGCACCGGCCTAGGCACCTTCATGTACCTGCCGGCGAACGCATTCGAGCGGATGGTTCACTGTACCTACCTCCAAATTGGCGCCGACGCCGGGATCCCCGCGCTGCTTGCCCTCCTATCACTCGGAACGGTGGTTGTCTTCAACGCCTTGCGCGCGCGCCGGGTCGCCCAGCCTGGAGTGGCGCGAACGATCCTGACTGGCTGCCTGTACGCGCTTGGCTGCGTGGCGGTGCAGTCGGCGTTCCTCAACGCCCTGGTCCTCAAGCATCTGTGGGTGCTGGCCGGGCTTACCTCCGCGGCGGCTGCCGTGGCGCGCGCCGAGGCGAACGCGGGCAACGCCGCGGCGTCACCGGCCGGCGCGGGCGCGGCCCAGCCCACCCCGTGA
- a CDS encoding phosphotransferase, with translation MLTRRIAELVCGNWSALGLTGAAPADLRFVKVSASARATKVILFGFPPRGRFPVVVVKLAPDQEAEERLRAAHRLLGALHRRLPRLAGVPRPLMVERVGSHLVGVETYLPGQTMYRLYPAQPSWRQRAHVARDFEAARSWLVRFHQATRSDRSPTARDLERCCDAPLEVFARCHHPTPAELAALERARGDLADAAGANLPLVCQQGDYWPRNLLLANDRLAVCDWDWSRPAELPFLDAFLFPLSYSLLLGAAPPAVGVAFDGLREALLTGSWFARLWRGYTLGYLREMGIDLSLASSFFHLTLLHMAVRDCAATGQPSRNDALHRELLRRCAEEEVVRRGWLGGLGA, from the coding sequence ATGTTGACCCGGCGCATCGCCGAGCTGGTGTGCGGCAACTGGAGCGCCTTGGGTCTGACCGGCGCGGCGCCGGCGGATCTCAGGTTCGTCAAGGTCAGCGCCAGCGCGCGCGCGACCAAGGTCATCCTGTTCGGCTTCCCCCCACGCGGGCGGTTTCCGGTGGTGGTGGTCAAGCTCGCCCCCGATCAGGAGGCTGAAGAACGCCTGCGCGCGGCTCATCGCTTGCTCGGCGCGCTGCACCGCCGACTGCCGCGACTGGCCGGGGTGCCGCGCCCGCTCATGGTGGAGCGCGTGGGTTCGCACCTGGTGGGCGTGGAGACCTACCTGCCGGGCCAAACCATGTACCGCCTGTATCCCGCCCAGCCCTCGTGGCGGCAGCGCGCGCATGTCGCACGCGACTTCGAGGCGGCCCGGTCGTGGTTGGTGCGGTTTCACCAGGCGACGCGCAGCGATCGGTCGCCGACGGCGCGGGATCTCGAGCGCTGCTGCGACGCGCCGCTGGAGGTCTTCGCGCGATGCCACCACCCAACCCCGGCGGAGCTGGCGGCGCTGGAGCGGGCCCGCGGCGACCTCGCGGATGCCGCCGGCGCCAACCTGCCCCTGGTGTGCCAGCAGGGCGACTACTGGCCCCGCAACCTGCTGCTGGCGAACGACCGCCTCGCGGTGTGTGATTGGGACTGGTCGCGCCCGGCGGAGCTGCCGTTCCTGGATGCCTTCCTCTTCCCGCTAAGCTACAGTCTGCTGCTGGGCGCGGCGCCCCCAGCGGTCGGGGTCGCATTCGATGGTCTGCGCGAGGCACTGCTCACGGGCAGTTGGTTCGCGCGCTTATGGCGCGGCTATACCCTCGGCTACCTGCGGGAGATGGGCATTGACCTCTCCCTGGCGTCGAGCTTCTTCCACCTGACCCTGCTGCACATGGCGGTGCGGGACTGCGCTGCCACCGGTCAGCCGAGCCGCAACGACGCATTGCACCGGGAGCTGCTGCGCAGGTGCGCGGAGGAAGAGGTAGTGAGGCGCGGCTGGCTGGGCGGCCTCGGCGCCTGA
- a CDS encoding ABC transporter permease, with translation MTRILLIAYRELRSYFSSWTAYIVIAGFLAVSGFIFYVILTTNRQADLRWSLHNMAVTLLFVCPILSMRLLAEERRSGTIELLLTSPVTDAQVVLGKFLGAVGLLTVLLAATLHFPLLLAQYGAPDPGPLLTGYLGLLLLGASFMAVGVLASALTASQVVAGFLSFGGLLTLWIVGWAAGQPGSTAAAVLEHLSIFNHFDDLAKGVVDTTDLVFHLSFIGVCLFGAARALESRKWN, from the coding sequence ATGACCCGCATCCTCCTCATCGCCTACCGCGAGCTGCGCAGCTACTTCTCGTCGTGGACTGCGTACATTGTAATCGCCGGATTCCTTGCCGTCTCCGGCTTCATCTTCTACGTCATCCTGACCACCAACCGCCAGGCTGACCTGCGCTGGTCGCTCCACAACATGGCGGTCACCCTGCTGTTCGTGTGCCCGATCTTGAGCATGCGCCTGCTCGCGGAGGAGCGCCGCTCCGGCACCATCGAGCTGCTCCTGACCTCGCCGGTGACCGACGCGCAGGTGGTGCTCGGCAAGTTCCTGGGGGCGGTAGGGCTGCTGACGGTGCTGCTGGCGGCGACCCTGCACTTCCCCCTCCTCCTCGCCCAATACGGCGCGCCCGACCCGGGACCCCTGCTCACCGGCTACCTGGGGCTGCTGCTGCTGGGCGCGAGCTTCATGGCGGTAGGGGTGCTGGCCTCGGCGCTGACCGCGAGCCAGGTGGTCGCCGGTTTCCTGTCCTTCGGCGGGCTGCTGACGCTGTGGATCGTCGGCTGGGCCGCCGGCCAGCCGGGCTCGACGGCCGCCGCGGTCCTTGAGCACCTGTCTATCTTCAATCACTTCGACGACCTCGCCAAGGGGGTGGTGGACACGACCGACCTCGTCTTCCATCTCAGCTTCATCGGGGTCTGTCTCTTCGGCGCGGCGCGCGCGCTGGAGAGCCGCAAGTGGAACTAG
- a CDS encoding ATP-binding cassette domain-containing protein, with protein MIEIQGLTKYYGRVHALRDVSFSVAGGEVVGFLGPNAAGKTTALRILTGYLAADAGRVTVAGFDVFEDSLQVRQRIGYLPETVPLYPEMTVRSYLGYCARLRGVARRRRDSRVDDAVAKTRLGEMRDTIIGRLSKGFRQRVGIAQALVHDPPVLVLDEPTVGLDPRQIIDTRQLIKDLGRDHTVILSTHILPEVSMTCSRVVIINQGRIVAQDSAAGLSARVRSSARVLLRLLRPGADAPAVLSGIPGVTAVRREADDALVVESKLDADVREQLARTTVERNWGLVELRPLELSLEDVFLHLTTEEEEVAAE; from the coding sequence ATGATCGAAATCCAAGGCCTGACCAAGTACTACGGCAGGGTGCACGCGCTGCGCGATGTCAGCTTCTCCGTCGCCGGCGGCGAGGTGGTGGGCTTCCTCGGCCCCAACGCCGCGGGCAAGACGACGGCCCTGCGCATCCTCACCGGCTACCTCGCCGCCGACGCGGGCCGGGTGACGGTGGCGGGCTTCGACGTGTTCGAGGACTCCCTGCAGGTGCGTCAGCGCATCGGCTACCTGCCGGAGACGGTGCCGCTGTACCCCGAGATGACCGTGCGCTCCTACCTCGGCTACTGCGCGCGCCTGCGCGGGGTGGCGCGCAGGCGGCGCGACAGCCGGGTGGACGACGCGGTCGCGAAGACGCGCCTGGGGGAGATGCGTGACACTATCATCGGGCGCTTGTCCAAGGGCTTCCGCCAGCGCGTCGGCATCGCCCAGGCGCTGGTGCACGACCCGCCGGTGCTCGTGCTCGATGAGCCGACCGTCGGCCTCGATCCGCGCCAGATCATCGACACCCGCCAGCTCATCAAGGACCTGGGGCGGGATCACACCGTCATCCTCAGCACCCACATCCTGCCCGAGGTCAGCATGACCTGCAGCCGCGTGGTCATCATCAACCAGGGTCGCATCGTCGCGCAGGACAGCGCCGCGGGGCTATCCGCCCGCGTACGCAGCTCCGCCCGCGTCCTGCTGCGCTTGCTGCGCCCGGGCGCCGATGCCCCGGCGGTGCTATCCGGCATCCCCGGCGTCACCGCGGTGCGGCGCGAAGCCGACGATGCGCTGGTGGTCGAGAGCAAGCTCGACGCCGACGTCCGCGAGCAGCTCGCCCGCACCACCGTCGAGCGCAATTGGGGACTGGTCGAGCTGCGCCCCCTCGAGTTGAGCCTGGAGGACGTCTTCCTGCACCTCACCACCGAAGAGGAGGAGGTCGCCGCGGAATGA